The Nicotiana tomentosiformis chromosome 9, ASM39032v3, whole genome shotgun sequence genome contains the following window.
attcgttccataaatcaagggattcaatcccaaccttaacttgtatatcatgagaataagcagcagaagataattcttgaagaatcttatatttcttcaatatatgccaatgtaattctcaattaatttttcgcaacataattgaaccgagatggtcaaccggtcatgccaaccaatatttatttcagtaaacctctagtttacttgtggcttgtgattgcatcatcatacttatacttgtgtagtataaATAggagaaaagtcaggtaacctttcatatttactcagtatgattatagtaatataaagatattcaatcttcttttcatttatagtctcaatatgccaaccactttggctaatatatttgtaaatcaaaatgttTCTTTTGAAACTTACTACAAaattaatgtcatgaacaatttcattcatccgggtagtaacaaattagttttttcagagctcttaactgcttttgtactataagatcttttgtcacaccatccatataatgaatgtctccttcacaaagagaatcatatcataataattgtcatgttcaaaatcatcataagcaaaataatttcttgtttaattttgcttttaataactttcataaggcttgacaaaatatttttgacgtatcacatgtatgcgaccaatgatatattcatgtaactacacagtaatattcattatctttctttgtctcaaaccttccttagaggtgagttgtagtatttatccaaccatgcacaagtacattattatgcataatctttatcacatatatattttcacattcactttcacgaatgagtatgcattctcaatgtttatcacaagtcacattctcttcaaagaattgagtataataatacaatgtgctttattttatttttttcctaccaatttgatggtaaacattgtctTGTTCTctctttttataattaccatagtgataactattattattttggccctTCGCACGCTCgcattcattggtcaaccacttgtctttatttagacttatcatgaattgctatcacattcacttcaagaatggaacaaatcaagtgggacaagtttcatgctttttcatggaaaaaaacattattttttctttagttattattattattattatcaatatggtgcattaacactcaaacccaatgccatgctgccttacccatataaaggcatgctaggccataatgcgttggaacttgaatccaatgtcttttcatcaacatagtgcgttgggacttgaacccatcgtcttaccctcaatctttAGCATAATATGCtaaaattcactaggactcgcactcgagcctttaaaatattattacttcataattataggcataagtaaattaactttcaagaagacatatataactattttaatcttgaaacagttcctctgcaacaaaaatgctagttaggatatatgtcattttttttttaaaatgatacaatcatttttatattttaataaattaattaggggaaaggtgcagataacctataaccacttatatttaaaagactataagaacttcaccaaaaaaatccaatatggaggaatgagccttatgtttctagcaaaaatatttaaggcttaatgcataactgtgactattataaattataactataatgagtttatattgattgtatattcgaatgccaaatttgcaaggtattgtaaaatcgcctacatatttgataattttgctttcaatgaaatacatcatgtgatagtaaaaatattattattaaattaccttaataattgtctatcatagtatgtaaatggtcagaacatatatataagCTGAAATATTATCTTTatcctataagagatgtagcaaataaagacatacctttccagttctttatttcactcgatacaattgaaaaaaaatattttaactaaacactgcacataaagttaatgcaaagatatgaaagtatgaatgagtttagatggatgtaaaacttacctttgtattatcatccaagacatttttcattgtactttgatctcattgtctgcttataatttacatagtcttgacgtagaagatcatgaaatgaaatgagcaattcgtgctgataacgtgttataaaataaaagtaatttaataAAACATGAACAACacatgttatgaaataaaagtaatttagtaaaacacaaacaagaaatggagatagagagaagaaagagattttcttcttcaattgtgtgtattttcttatctattacaagacctttatataggcataaaaagtgaagaaaaatatatcattaaacatgtcattaagcataaaaatatgtcattgaacatgtCATTAAGCATCTGAGAAGATCAAGTTAgaacatccaccataatttaatttttcttatagcAATTAAGAATATATTTCAACATTCCATTGCAAACAACGCGCTCGAATTAAGATTTGATATGACAGTTGCTAAATGCATTGCTCTAACTCAGGCATTTTGATCCAATATTTGCCTAGTCATTCCACTACCCAACCCCTAATCGGCAAACATCAAAATAAATGGAaatttggctgaaaaatgcattTGAAGCCATTCAAAGGCAATGAGGTGAAAATAGAAGGTTAACTCCATGCAACAACAACGGACCCCGTGTAATCCCAAAAATGATAGAACAAGTGGAGTCCATGCTATCTCAAAGGTAGAGGTGGAAGTATATCCCAAGAAGCCACAAGCAATGATGTATACTCCAAGATGTTTTAAATGATGAGCAAAAGCAATGACACAGAAAATATCATCTTAGGGACAACACAAAATGCTAATTATTCATGAAAATATCAGTTATATTTCAAAacattgaaataaaaatagagtaGAATTAAAGAGTAAACAACTGACGACGCAACGTCCCCAATTATCACTTTCCTCGAGAATCAACAATGGCCTTATTCAAAACTGAAGCCACTTCTATTATCGCATACACTCCACTCCCCATATGTTGAAAAGGCAATTTAAGTAAGGCAGGAGTATGCCAATGCTTTTTCCTCGGATAGTTCCTCAGCTGTTGCGTCCAACTTCTTTCTTGAGAACTCATCAATTGGAAGACCTGGGCACACCAACAAATAAAATACATAAGACCCTGTCACAGCCAACTTTACAAAATTTATATTACCACCAAGGGAACAAAATACTCCCACATAAGCGTTATCTAAAGAGAGAAAGGGAGAGCAATAAGGAACCTTCAGACCCCAAGGTTCAACACTaacaaaaaaaagaaactaataaAAGAAAAGGAGAGAAATCTAACATGAATACAACATGTAAAAACATCAAGAAGGCAAATAAGATGCAGAAGGAACAACTCAGTTTTATTACAAACCAGATAAGTAATATCTGAATTGCAAAATTCAACTTGCAATATATTGGGAGAGAAATCTTTCAGACAAATCATTAGGTAACATCTAAAACTAAAACTTCAGACATGGTTCGCATCCTTTATTAAGCCATGCCAACGAATGTAACTAAATGCTTTCACTAACCTTGAACAACACACCATTCTCCATTTTTGCATGTAACTGGGAAGGAATAAATAAGCCCAGCTGGGACATTGTATGACCCATCAGAGTAAACACCCATAGAAACCCAAGTTCCCTGCAACATTTGGTTAGAGAAAGAAATGAGACAAGCACTACTTTCGATTTAAACCTACCAAATATCTGCACAaataattcctttattttatatacAACAAGGCCCCAAAGTTAAAAACTCTACCTCTGGAGTTCCAAGAACCCAATCACGTATGTGATCACAAGCAGAACTAGCAGCGGAAAGGGCACTAGAAAGCTTTCTAGCCTTAATAATGGCAGCACCCCTCTGCTGTACAGTAGAAATGAACTCACCATTCAACCTAAATAAAAGGAATACAATTATCAGTTAAAACGCAAGCAGGGAAAAAGAAAGTGCTAATCAGTTCACAACCAGTCACTGATTGATTATACCATGCATCATCAGCCACAAGTTCACGGACTGGCTTATCTCCAGCTGGTGTTGCAACTGTTGCATGGTTGACATCTGGGTACTGTGATGATGAGTGGTTTCCCCAAATGATGACATTTTTAACATCGCTCACTTGAACATTCAGTCTCTCTGAGATTTGACCTAGGGCCCTGTTATGGTCCAACCTTGTGAGACAGGTAATGTTCTTCTCAGGAATGGATGGTGCATATTCTTTCAAGATCAATGCATTTGTATTGGCAGGGTTAGCAACGACCAACACCTGGAAGAGACAAAAAGGCAAAACTTTTAATACCTCAAACGGAATGAAGTTGCATAACATACTCACATGG
Protein-coding sequences here:
- the LOC104119297 gene encoding malate dehydrogenase produces the protein MAKDPVRVLVTGAAGQIGYALVPMIARGVMLGADQPVILHMLDIPPAAEALNGVKMELVDAAFPLLKGVVATTDAVEACTGVNVAVMVGGFPRKEGMERKDVMSKNVSIYKSQASALEKHAAPNCKVLVVANPANTNALILKEYAPSIPEKNITCLTRLDHNRALGQISERLNVQVSDVKNVIIWGNHSSSQYPDVNHATVATPAGDKPVRELVADDAWLNGEFISTVQQRGAAIIKARKLSSALSAASSACDHIRDWVLGTPEGTWVSMGVYSDGSYNVPAGLIYSFPVTCKNGEWCVVQGLPIDEFSRKKLDATAEELSEEKALAYSCLT